The Polaribacter sp. KT25b genome contains the following window.
CTTTTAAAGACGGAACTTCTGTTAATGCTTCTAGAGTTTCAATGGTTTCTAAAAGATAATCTTGATCATTTTCTTCAATAAAAGAAGTTAAATGTTTTATTACAGGTAGTTTCATAATTAAATAACTTCTTTTACTAAATCTAATAAAACATCAAACTTATTCGTTTGAGTTTGATTTACTAATTTACCATCAACAAATGTTGCAAATGTTGGTAAATTACTAACATCAGCTAATTTTCTACTTTCAGGAAATTTCTCTGCATCTGCAATAACAAAAGAAACCTCTTCATTTTCTGAAGCCAATTTTTTAAATTTTGGTTTCATAATTCTACAGTTTCCACACCAAGTTGCAGAATACTGAACTACAACTTTATTGTTATCAGAAATTATTTCTGATAAATTATCTTGACTTAATTCTTGTAACATAATACTGTAATTTATGTCATTGCGAATGAAATGAAGCAATCTCTAATTTTATTAAAAAGATTACTTCACTATCGCTCTTAATGACTATTTCTAATTAGTGAGAAGCTAAATAAGCTGCTGTTCCTTTTGCATCTGGAGACATTGCATCTTTACCTTCTTCCCAGTTTGCAGGACAAACTTCTCCATGAGATTGTACGTGCGCATACGCATCAATTAAACGTAAAAATTCATTTACATTTCTACCAACTGGCATATGATTAATTCCTTCATGAAAAACAGTTCCTTCTTCATCAATTAAATAGGTAGCTCTATAAGTTACATTATCTCCTTCTACTTGAATTGTTTGTGAAGCTTCATCAAAAGTTTCATCAGTAATATCTAAAATACCTAAAATTGAAGATAAATTTCTATTACTATCTGCTAAAATCGGGTAAGTAACACCTTCAATTCCACCATTATCTTTAGAAGTACTTAACCATGCAAAATGCACTTCTGCAGTATCACAAGACGCACCAATTACAACTGTATTTCTTTTTTCAAATTCTCCTAATGCCGCTTGAAAAGCATGTAATTCTGTTGGACAAACAAATGTAAAATCTTTAGGATACCAAAACAATAACACTTTCTTTTTGTTATTTACTGCTTCTTCTAATACATTTAATTTAAATGTATCTCCCATTTCATTCATTGCATTTACATTTAAATCTGGAAATTTTTTACCTACTGCTGTTGCCATTTTTCTTATATTTATAATTAATATTATTTTATTTTTTTTGCACTACAAATATAGCTATACATGTACTAAAATGAAAAAAAGTTTATGGTAACTTTTTATATTAAAATAAATAAAATCTATACAAAGACACATCTACAATAAACATAAATTATACACTATTAACCATATAAATATCAAAACATAATCAATACACAATCGTTTAAATCTATATTAAAATAAAAACTATAGATAAAAATTATTTAAAAACATATTGTAGTTTTGTCAAAATTAAAATAGATAACATTCAAACATAAATAATGGAAAACTTAAAACACACTTCTGAAGATATCAGTAAATGTCCATTTCATGGAGGCAGCACTACAAATGAAACCTCTAATAATTGGTGGCCAAATTCACTAAATTTAGATATTTTACATCAGCATGACACT
Protein-coding sequences here:
- a CDS encoding co-chaperone YbbN, producing MLQELSQDNLSEIISDNNKVVVQYSATWCGNCRIMKPKFKKLASENEEVSFVIADAEKFPESRKLADVSNLPTFATFVDGKLVNQTQTNKFDVLLDLVKEVI
- a CDS encoding peroxiredoxin; amino-acid sequence: MATAVGKKFPDLNVNAMNEMGDTFKLNVLEEAVNNKKKVLLFWYPKDFTFVCPTELHAFQAALGEFEKRNTVVIGASCDTAEVHFAWLSTSKDNGGIEGVTYPILADSNRNLSSILGILDITDETFDEASQTIQVEGDNVTYRATYLIDEEGTVFHEGINHMPVGRNVNEFLRLIDAYAHVQSHGEVCPANWEEGKDAMSPDAKGTAAYLASH